One Primulina huaijiensis isolate GDHJ02 chromosome 8, ASM1229523v2, whole genome shotgun sequence genomic region harbors:
- the LOC140983104 gene encoding uncharacterized protein: MKTKREDVEIAVDEEGAAKKLKLIEQPSFQLAFENPLLPLASYDDDYEDEEDYRRGRGGIEDDQNGHNNNEVGDEEEEDGDAKGGHIKRNRTVEVRRDCPYLDTVNRQVLDFDFEKFCSVSLSNLNVYACLVCGKYYQGRGQKSHAYTHSLEAGHHVYINLRTEKVFCLPDGYEVIDTSLDDIRHVLNPRFTREQVEQIDRNRLWSRALDGSDYLPGMVGLNNIKETDFVNVTIQSLMRVTPLRNFFLIPENYQNSKSQLVHRFGELTRKIWHARNFKGQVSPHEFLQAVMKASKKRFRIGAQSDPVEFMSWLLNTMHGDLKSSKKKSSIIHQCFQGELEVIKQIPTKFIAGRRDNEDNQNNESGQYGGNDVDRVNLETSRMPFLMLGLDLPPPPLFKDVMEKNIIPQVPLFNILKKFDGETVTEVVRPRIARMRYRVTKLPRYIILHMRRFTKNNFFVEKNPTLVNFPVKNLELKDYIPLPAPNENERLRSKYDLIGNIVHDGKPGEGSYRVFVQRKSEELWYEMQDLHVSETLPQMVALSEAYMQIYEQQQ; the protein is encoded by the exons ATGAAAACGAAACGCGAGGACGTAGAAATTGCTGTGGATGAGGAGGGAGCTGCAAAGAAGCTGAAGCTAATTGAGCAGCCCTCCTTCCAACTTGCATTTGAAAATCCGCTCCTCCCGCTTGCTTCTTATGATGACGATTATGAAGATGAAGAGGATTATAGACGAGGTCGTGGTGGCATAGAAGATGATCAAAATGGACACAATAATAATGAGGTGGGCGATGAGGAGGAAGAGGACGGAGATGCTAAAGGAGGCCATATAAAGCGCAATCGCACTGTTGAAGTAAGAAGGGACTGTCCCTATCTTGACACTGTTAATAGACAG GTTTTAGATTTTGACTTTGAGAAGTTTTGTTCGGTATCTCTTTCAAACTTGAACGTTTATGCATGTTTGGTTTGTGGGAAATATTACCAAGGAAGGGGACAAAAGTCTCATGCATATACGCATAGTCTTGAAGCTGGACATCATGTATACATCAATCTTCGAACAGAGAAAGTTTTCTGTCTTCCTGATGGATATGAAGTTATTGACACATCGCTGGATGATATTCGGCATGTTCTCAACCCAAG GTTTACAAGAGAGCAAGTTGAGCAGATTGACAGGAATAGGCTGTGGTCAAGGGCACTTGATGGTTCTGATTATCTTCCTGGAATG GTGGGGTTAAATAACATCAAAGAGACCGACTTTGTCAATGTTACCATTCAATCTTTGATGCGTGTTACTCCACTGAGGAACTTCTTTCTTATCCCGGAGAACTATCAGAACAGCAAATCACAACTTGTTCATCGATTTGGGGAGCTGACACGAAAGATCTGGCATGCAAGGAACTTCAAAGGACAG GTGAGTCCACATGAGTTTCTCCAGGCAGTTATGAAAGCTAGTAAAAAACGATTCCGCATAGGTGCTCAGTCTGATCCAGTTGAATTTATGTCATGGCTTCTTAATACAATGCATGGAGATCTTAAAAGTTCAAAAAAGAAGAGCAGCATCATTCACCAGTGCTTTCAG GGTGAACTGGAGGTTATCAAGCAGATCCCTACTAAGTTTATTGCAGGGAGGAGAGATAACGAGGACAATCAGAATAATGAGAGTGGACAATATGGTGGGAATGACGTGGATAGAGTAAACCTGGAGACAAGCAGAATGCCTTTCTTAATGCTTGGGTTGGACTTGCCGCCTCCACCTCTGTTTAAGGACGTAATGGAGAAAAACATTATTCCACag GTTCCACTTTTCAACATTCTCAAGAAATTCGATGGCGAGACGGTGACAGAAGTTGTCCGGCCTCGTATAGCTAGGATGAGATACCGTGTAACGAAATTACCACGATATATCATACTGCACATGCGTCGATTTACGAAGAACAACTTCTTCGTGGAGAAAAATCCTACCCTTG TTAATTTCCCTGTGAAGAATCTCGAGCTAAAGGATTACATCCCTCTACCCGCCCCCAATGAGAATGAAAGGCTGCGCTCCAAGTACGATTTGATCGGGAACATTGTTCACGATGGCAAGCCAGGTGAAGGATCCTATAGAGTGTTTGTGCAGCGGAAGTCAGAAGAACTATG GTATGAGATGCAAGATCTTCATGTTTCTGAAACTTTGCCCCAAATGGTTGCACTTTCTGAGGCATACATGCAGATATATGAGCAACAACAATGA